TCAAAAAATGATCGACCTGGACGGCACCCCCAGCAAAAGCCGTTTGGGCGCTAACGCCATTTTGGGCGTGTCCATGGCCGCCGCCCGCGCCGCCGCTCAAGAAGCCGGCGTACCGCTTTACAAATTCCTGAACAAATCCGGCGAATTCATCATGCCGGTACCGATGATGAACATCATCAACGGCGGTTCGCACGCGGACAATAGCGTTGACTTGCAAGAATTCATGATTCTGCCTGTCGGCGCCCCCACCTTCCGCGAAGCCATCCGTTACGGCGCGGAAGTATTCCATAATCTGGCCAAAGTATTGAAAAGCCGCGGTCTGGCTACGACTGTCGGCGACGAAGGCGGTTTCGCGCCTAACCTGTCTTCCAACGAAGAAGCCATCGAAGTGATTCTGGAAGCCATCGAAAAAGCCGGCTATAAAGCAGGCGAAGATATTTTCCTGGGCATGGACGCAGCCGCTTCCGAGTATTTCAAAGACGGCAAATATGTATTGGCCGCCGAAGGCCGCAGCTTCGACTCCGCGGAAATGATCGACTTCCTGGCAGCTTGGGTGGACAAATACCCGATCATCTCCATCGAAGACGGCCTGGACGAAAACGACTGGGACGGCTGGAAACTGCAAACCGAAAAATTGGGCGGCAAAATCCAATTGGTCGGCGACGATTTGTTCGTGACCAACCCTGCCATCCTGAAAGAAGGTATCGATAAAGGCATCGCCAACTCGATTCTGATCAAGGTTAACCAAATTGGCACCCTGACCGAAACCTTGGCTGCCATCGATATGGCTGGCGCGGCAGGATACAGCGCGGTGGTTTCTCATCGTTCCGGCGAAACCGAAGACACCACCATTGCCGACTTGGTCGTCGCCACAGGCACCGGTCAGATCAAAACCGGTTCCTTGAGCCGTTCCGACCGTGTCGCCAAATACAACCGTCTGATGAAAATCGAAGACGAACTGGGCGACAAAGCCAAATACGCCGGTCGTAGCGCGTTCAAAATGCTGTCTTAATGAAACGGCCGGGTTGCGGCATTGCCAAAACCCGGCTATAAATTCGAGTGCCGGGTTGCGTTTCGCCTAACCCGGCCCACGATTTTACTATTGAGATACCGCCATTAAATCCATCATCATCCTCATCATTGCACTGATTATCCACTTCCAATACAGGTTGTGGCTGGGCGATGCCAGCGTTTCGCAAATCAGCGACTACCGGCAACAACTGGACGAGTTGAACAAGGAAGCGCAGGAAAAGAAAGACCGCAACGATGCGCTGTACGCCGAGGTACTGGATTTGCGCCGCGGTTTGGAAACCATAGAAGAACGCGCCCGTTACGAGCTGGGCATGATCAAGGAAAACGAAACCTTCTTTCAAGTGCTTGAATAGGTTCTTCAAATGCTCAAAAAGATTAAATGGCTACTAGTCTTCTTATTGGCTGTACCAATTCTGCTGGTTGTTTTAGGTTTTTTTCAACTATGGAAAATGAGTTACAACCATACCGGTGAAATTTCGACCGCTTTAATTTATGGAGAGACAAATAAATCGAAGGACGCACAACTTAATAACCAAATTATCACAACTGTGCTAAATACACGTTTCCCTTCAGGTAGCAAACTAGCCGATCTCCATTCAATGATTGATAAACTGGGTGGCAAATGTAAAGTGAATCCAAAAGGCGGAATAGACTGTCGGATAAGCCAATCGTCAACTTTCTGCATATCGTCGTGGCTTGATATCCTTATTGACATCAATGCTGATGAAACAATAAAAGATATCGAAGCACGAAGTGAGTGGCTAGGATGTTAATTACTTATATCTTGATTAATAGTCAAGACCGACATCGACGTAGCCTCAATTAATCCCTCTTTGCAGACAACTCAGTAATGAGAAAAAAAATATTTACCCACCTTTGCTGGGCCGTGGTGCCCGCAGCCGGCGTCGGCAAACGCATGCTGGCCGACCGCCCCAAACAATATCTGCCGCTGGCCGGCAAAACCGTTATCGAACACACCCTAAACCGGCTATTGCAATCCGGCGCCTTTCAGGCCGTGGCCGTAGCGATTTCGCTTGAAGACCCTTACTGGCCGGAGCTGGACATAGCCAAACATCCTGAGGTGATTACCGCCCCCGGCGGTAAGGAACGTGCCGATTCGGTGCTGTCTGCATTGAAAGCCCTGGAAGGCAAAGCGGATGAAAACGACTGGGTGTTGGTGCACGATGCCGCCCGCCCCTGTTTGACAGCCGAAGACATTCATTTGCAAATCGATTCCTTAAAAAACGATCCGGTCGGCGGCATTCTGGCCTTGTCCTCGCACGACACCTTAAAACACGTGGACGGCAATAGTATTACCGCCACCATAGACCGCAAGCACGTCTGGCGGGCGCTAACGCCGCAGATGTTCAAATACGGCATGCTGCGCGATGCTTTGCAACAAACCGAAGGCAATCCGGCTATTACCGACGAAGCCAGCGCGCTGGAGTTACTGGGCTTTCAACCGAAAATCGTCGAAGGCCGCCCGGACAACATCAAAATCACCCGCCCGGAAGATCTGGCCCTGGCGCAATTTTATATGGAGCAACAAGCATGATACGCGTAGGACAAGGTTACGACGTACACCGTTTCAACGATGGCGACCACATCATTCTGGGCGGCGTCACCATCCCCTACGAAAAAGGTCTGGAAGCCCATTCCGACGGCGACGTGGTGTTGCACGCTTTAGCCGATGCCATCCTGGGTGCGGCGGCTTTGGGCGATATCGGCAAACACTTTCCGGATACCGACCCCAACTTTAAAGGCGCCGACAGCCGGGTATTGCTGCGTCATGTGTATAAAATCGTGCAGGAAAAAGGCTATAACCTAGTGAACGCCGACGTCACCATCATCGCCCAGGCCCCGAAAATGCTGCCGCATATCGATGCCATGCGCGCCAACATCGCCGCCGACTTGCTGGTCGACATCGACTTCATCAACGTCAAAGCCACCACCACCGAAAAACTGGGTTTCGAAGGCCGCAAGGAAGGCATCGCCGTACAAGCGGCGGTACTGATCGAGAAATAGACGTAAGTCAGGGGGCGCGATAGCGTTCCCTGACAATTTCGCAGCCGACAACATTCGGAATGTCACGTAATCACTCGACAACCTGACCTACGCTATTTCACATACCCAATGACAGATTTTAGTTTACCCGAATGGCCCTATGCCTTTGGCGGCCCCTCCGGCACAGGTAACATCAAAACAGAACCCGACGACTTCATCGTCGAAGAAAGCCTGTCTTTTCAACCGGAAGGCAACGGCGAACACGTATTCCTGCACATCGAAAAAATCGGCGAAAACACCGAATATGTGGCTCGTCTGCTGGCGAGACATGCCGGCGTCCGGCAGCGCGATATCGGTTACGCCGGCCTGAAAGACCGCCATGGCCGCACCCGGCAATGGTTCAGCGTCTGGTTGCCCGGCAAGGCCGACCCCGACTGGTCGCCGCTGGAAACCGGCAATCTGAAAATTCTGCAAAGCATTCGCCATCCGCGCAAACTCAAACGCGGCGTACTGGCCGGCAATCGCTTCAGTTTGCGCATCCGCAACTGGCAAGGCGACCGCGACCGGGCCGAACAGCAACTGCGGCAAATCCAGACCCAAGGCTTTCCGAATTATTTCGGCGAACAGCGTTTCGGCCACCAGGGCCGCAATATCGACAAAGCCTTGGCGATGTTCGGCGGCGTCCGGGTTAAACCCGAGCAACGCTCGATTTACCTATCCGCCGCACGTTCGTACTTGTTTAATCTGATACTGGCCGAGCGTGTTCAGCAGCAAACCTGGCTACGCGTGTTACCCGGCGATGTGTGTAAGTTACAAGGCAGTAACAGCCAGTTTGTGGCGGAAACGCCGGAGCAAACCCTGCAACAGCGCATGGCTGGCGGCGACATTCATGCCACCGCCGCACTGTGGGGCAAAGGCCTTAACCCCGCCGGCGGCGAGGTGGCTGACTTGGAAAATGCTGTGATTGCCGGCCAACCGGCATTGGCGACCGGCTTATTAAAAGCCGGCCTGGAACTGGACCGCCGCGCCTTGCGCGTAATCCCGGAAAACCTGAATTGGCAGTGGACGAACGAGTGTTTGCACCTGGATTTCGGCTTGCCCGCTGGTAGTTACGCAACGGCTTTGTTACGCGAGTTGATACAGGTATCTGTAGGCTTGTAGGTCAGGGTGCGCGACAGCGTTCCCTGACAAATTTGAGCTTATAACTTCGAATTGTCACGTAACCGCTATCGCGGCAACGCGACCTACCTGACTTTAGTTGGCAGTGGACGAACGAGTGTTTACACCTGGATTTCGGCTTGCCCGCCGGTAGTTACGCAACGGCCTTGTTGCGAGGGTTGATACAGGTATCTGCAGGCTTGTAGGTCAGGGTGCGCGATTGCGTTCCCTGACAAATTTGAGCTTACGACTTCGAATTGTCACGTAACCGCTATCGCGGCAACGTGACCTACCTGACTTTTAGTAAAATCCATACCGAGACTCCATATAGCTCATCAACTCTCTCAACGAGGACTCAACAGTATTCATAGAATTTTCAAGGTACTGATAAGATATATCAATTACATCCGACTCAATGGAAAGCCCTACTACTTTTCCCGAAATACTTTTTAGTTTATTTATTTTTTCTTCACTAAGAGATCTAATATTTCCATTGCAGTGAGCCATATAATTCCTTACCGTATTAATTTGCCCTATATCTTCTATTATTTTGTTAGAGAACTGATATTCGTAACCCAAAACGTGCTTCATATACTTATTTTGAGTTGATATTGGAGATTTCCCATTGATGTCTTTTAGAGATAAATCTTTTTCTTCTTTCAGCTTCGCATAATCAAGAAGCCGAGCAACCGAATTTTCGAATATCGCGTAGATGGTAACAATAAATGGAATCCGAATAATTCTGGGCATTTCGTCTTCGGCAATTTGATATACATGCTGATACTCGTGATATTCTGAACTTGTATAATTTTTCATTTCCTCTGAGATATAGCCTTCACACGCGGATTTTACGCCATTTTCAATCTGGGAAAGATAAGCTTGTAGTACGATCAATTCGACTTTTATCTCAATACCGGGATACCGAAAATCCATATTCAATATAC
This sequence is a window from Methylomonas methanica MC09. Protein-coding genes within it:
- the truD gene encoding tRNA pseudouridine(13) synthase TruD, which produces MTDFSLPEWPYAFGGPSGTGNIKTEPDDFIVEESLSFQPEGNGEHVFLHIEKIGENTEYVARLLARHAGVRQRDIGYAGLKDRHGRTRQWFSVWLPGKADPDWSPLETGNLKILQSIRHPRKLKRGVLAGNRFSLRIRNWQGDRDRAEQQLRQIQTQGFPNYFGEQRFGHQGRNIDKALAMFGGVRVKPEQRSIYLSAARSYLFNLILAERVQQQTWLRVLPGDVCKLQGSNSQFVAETPEQTLQQRMAGGDIHATAALWGKGLNPAGGEVADLENAVIAGQPALATGLLKAGLELDRRALRVIPENLNWQWTNECLHLDFGLPAGSYATALLRELIQVSVGL
- the eno gene encoding phosphopyruvate hydratase: MARIVDVKAREVLDSRGNPTVEAEVYLSSGIVGSAMVPSGASTGEREAIELRDGDKSRYLGKGVLNAVNFVNTEIRDAVIGMDADNQAALDQKMIDLDGTPSKSRLGANAILGVSMAAARAAAQEAGVPLYKFLNKSGEFIMPVPMMNIINGGSHADNSVDLQEFMILPVGAPTFREAIRYGAEVFHNLAKVLKSRGLATTVGDEGGFAPNLSSNEEAIEVILEAIEKAGYKAGEDIFLGMDAAASEYFKDGKYVLAAEGRSFDSAEMIDFLAAWVDKYPIISIEDGLDENDWDGWKLQTEKLGGKIQLVGDDLFVTNPAILKEGIDKGIANSILIKVNQIGTLTETLAAIDMAGAAGYSAVVSHRSGETEDTTIADLVVATGTGQIKTGSLSRSDRVAKYNRLMKIEDELGDKAKYAGRSAFKMLS
- a CDS encoding septum formation initiator family protein; protein product: MHFQYRLWLGDASVSQISDYRQQLDELNKEAQEKKDRNDALYAEVLDLRRGLETIEERARYELGMIKENETFFQVLE
- the ispD gene encoding 2-C-methyl-D-erythritol 4-phosphate cytidylyltransferase, which gives rise to MRKKIFTHLCWAVVPAAGVGKRMLADRPKQYLPLAGKTVIEHTLNRLLQSGAFQAVAVAISLEDPYWPELDIAKHPEVITAPGGKERADSVLSALKALEGKADENDWVLVHDAARPCLTAEDIHLQIDSLKNDPVGGILALSSHDTLKHVDGNSITATIDRKHVWRALTPQMFKYGMLRDALQQTEGNPAITDEASALELLGFQPKIVEGRPDNIKITRPEDLALAQFYMEQQA
- the ispF gene encoding 2-C-methyl-D-erythritol 2,4-cyclodiphosphate synthase, with amino-acid sequence MIRVGQGYDVHRFNDGDHIILGGVTIPYEKGLEAHSDGDVVLHALADAILGAAALGDIGKHFPDTDPNFKGADSRVLLRHVYKIVQEKGYNLVNADVTIIAQAPKMLPHIDAMRANIAADLLVDIDFINVKATTTEKLGFEGRKEGIAVQAAVLIEK